One window of Halogeometricum rufum genomic DNA carries:
- a CDS encoding TIGR00296 family protein: MSEAQTVRLSYDDGSRAVELARESVESYVLHGQREQPGSMRDAFYARTGAFVRIQSTRGRGRLRGCAGAYRGKDQLGHAIVDAAIQAASGDSCGSEIEPPELPNLNISVCIVCNHVLTNDPAADIELGTHGVAVDKDGKHGWLYPTIPLENGWSEEQFLTHACRKAGLSPLAWQDEDAMVTLFEGQVFRERADGGSVEEL; encoded by the coding sequence ATGTCCGAGGCGCAGACCGTTCGACTCTCGTACGACGACGGGTCGAGGGCGGTCGAACTGGCGCGTGAATCGGTCGAATCGTACGTTCTCCACGGTCAACGGGAACAGCCGGGAAGTATGCGAGACGCGTTCTACGCTCGTACCGGCGCATTCGTCCGCATTCAATCGACACGTGGTCGCGGCCGCCTCCGAGGGTGTGCCGGGGCCTATCGAGGGAAAGATCAACTGGGACACGCCATCGTCGACGCGGCGATTCAAGCCGCGTCGGGCGATTCGTGCGGGTCCGAAATCGAACCACCCGAACTACCGAATCTCAATATCTCCGTCTGTATCGTCTGTAATCACGTTCTCACCAACGATCCTGCGGCCGACATCGAACTCGGTACCCACGGGGTCGCCGTAGACAAAGACGGCAAGCACGGCTGGCTCTACCCGACGATTCCGCTGGAGAACGGCTGGTCCGAAGAACAGTTCCTGACGCACGCCTGCCGCAAGGCCGGCCTCTCTCCCCTCGCGTGGCAGGACGAGGACGCCATGGTCACGCTGTTCGAGGGACAGGTGTTCCGCGAGCGAGCCGACGGCGGCAGCGTCGAAGAACTGTAA
- a CDS encoding heavy metal translocating P-type ATPase yields MNRDDGHDHARDGAGRAADARDADADGCGCDDGCDAGAAAPDDDADAADGETLRLSVPDMDCASCADKVTRSVRGDDGVTDVDAQPTTGTLYVQFDADATDGDAVRSRVEGAGYAVADEETVTLSVPEMDCPSCAGKVENSLSGVAGVVDFETRPTAGRVTVSYDPDVASRGDVVAAIEGAGYAVADDGDAESPHDVWRTPRALKTWAGAVFLAVGLALEFLFTGFDAVLAAPAGYEVSVAWVSYTAAVLLAGIPVLRNGYYSAKNLSLDIDLLMSAGILGAMAVNMPFEAATLAVLFSVAELLERYSMDRARNSMRELMELSPDTATVRRDGEEVVVPAEDVRVGETVLVRPGDRVPLDGAVTEGTSAVDESPITGESVPVDKEPGDEVFAGSIVEEGYLEVETTTTAGESTLSKVVEMVEDANRERTEAERFIDRFARYYTPIIVVGAIATAAVPPLLFGDPFRVWFVRGLTLLVVACPCAFVISTPVSVVSGITSAARNGVLVKGGQYLESMSDVDVVAMDKTGTLTTGELGVTDVVALNDNDEASVLGCAAAIESRSEHPIAKAIVDHAADRDVPDREIRDFESITGEGVRAVLDGETHYAGKPALFEGLGFDLEHAHVATDGGVPAGGAVADARDCDHGAFLDLTNEVIPRLQSEGKSVVLVGTEDEIEGVVAVADTVRPEAAWTVSRLRELGVSRVVMLTGDNERTAAVIGERVGVDEVRADLLPEQKVDAVRELTDEYESVAMVGDGVNDAPALAAATVGIAMGAAGTDTALETADVALLSDDLTRLPYLVDLSDSTSSVIRQNVWASLLVKGVLAVAAPLGLITVATAIVVGDMGMSLGVTTNALRLAGVEPESPDLSAE; encoded by the coding sequence ATGAACCGCGACGACGGACACGACCACGCTCGCGACGGGGCGGGTCGCGCGGCCGACGCCCGCGACGCCGACGCGGACGGGTGTGGATGCGACGACGGCTGTGACGCGGGCGCGGCCGCCCCGGACGACGACGCGGACGCCGCGGACGGCGAGACGCTCCGCCTGTCCGTCCCCGACATGGACTGCGCCTCCTGCGCGGACAAGGTCACGCGGAGCGTTCGCGGCGACGACGGCGTCACCGACGTCGACGCCCAACCGACGACGGGGACGCTGTACGTCCAGTTCGACGCCGACGCGACGGACGGCGACGCAGTCCGGTCGCGCGTCGAGGGCGCGGGCTACGCCGTCGCCGACGAGGAGACGGTGACGCTCTCGGTGCCGGAGATGGACTGCCCGTCCTGCGCCGGCAAGGTGGAGAACTCGCTGTCCGGCGTCGCCGGCGTCGTCGACTTCGAGACGCGACCGACGGCGGGGCGGGTGACGGTCAGTTACGACCCCGACGTGGCCTCTCGCGGCGACGTCGTCGCCGCCATCGAGGGCGCGGGCTACGCCGTCGCGGACGACGGGGACGCCGAGTCGCCGCACGACGTGTGGCGCACGCCGCGCGCGCTGAAGACGTGGGCCGGCGCCGTCTTCCTCGCGGTCGGTCTCGCCCTGGAGTTCCTGTTCACGGGCTTCGACGCCGTCCTCGCCGCGCCCGCGGGCTACGAGGTGAGCGTCGCGTGGGTGTCCTACACCGCCGCCGTCCTCCTCGCCGGGATTCCGGTCCTGCGGAACGGCTACTACTCCGCGAAGAACCTGAGTCTGGACATCGACCTGCTGATGAGCGCCGGTATCCTCGGCGCGATGGCGGTCAACATGCCGTTCGAGGCGGCGACGCTCGCCGTCCTGTTCAGCGTCGCCGAGTTGCTGGAGCGCTACTCGATGGACCGCGCGCGCAACTCCATGCGGGAACTGATGGAACTGTCGCCGGACACGGCGACCGTTCGTCGGGACGGGGAGGAAGTCGTCGTCCCCGCCGAGGACGTGCGCGTGGGCGAGACGGTGCTCGTCCGCCCCGGCGACCGAGTCCCCCTCGACGGCGCCGTGACCGAGGGCACCTCCGCGGTGGACGAGTCGCCCATCACCGGCGAGTCCGTCCCCGTGGACAAGGAACCGGGCGACGAGGTGTTCGCCGGGAGCATCGTCGAGGAGGGCTACCTCGAAGTGGAGACGACCACCACCGCCGGCGAGTCGACGCTGTCGAAGGTGGTCGAGATGGTCGAGGACGCCAACCGCGAACGGACCGAGGCCGAACGCTTCATCGACCGCTTCGCCCGGTACTACACGCCGATAATCGTCGTCGGCGCCATCGCGACGGCGGCGGTGCCGCCCCTCCTGTTCGGCGACCCGTTCAGGGTGTGGTTCGTGCGCGGACTCACTCTCCTCGTCGTCGCCTGCCCCTGCGCGTTCGTCATCTCCACGCCCGTCTCCGTCGTCTCGGGCATCACGTCGGCCGCGCGCAACGGCGTCCTCGTGAAGGGCGGCCAGTACCTCGAATCGATGAGCGACGTGGACGTGGTGGCGATGGACAAGACGGGGACGCTCACGACGGGCGAACTCGGCGTCACCGACGTGGTCGCCCTCAACGACAACGACGAGGCGTCGGTCCTCGGTTGCGCCGCCGCCATCGAGTCGCGCAGCGAACACCCCATCGCGAAGGCCATCGTCGACCACGCCGCCGACCGCGACGTCCCCGACCGGGAGATTCGCGACTTCGAGTCCATCACCGGCGAGGGCGTGCGGGCCGTCCTCGACGGCGAGACGCACTACGCCGGCAAGCCCGCCCTGTTCGAGGGACTCGGATTCGACCTCGAACACGCTCACGTGGCGACGGACGGCGGCGTTCCCGCCGGCGGCGCCGTCGCGGACGCCCGCGACTGCGACCACGGGGCGTTCCTCGACCTGACGAACGAGGTCATCCCGCGCCTCCAGTCGGAGGGGAAGTCGGTCGTCCTCGTCGGCACCGAAGACGAGATAGAGGGCGTCGTCGCCGTCGCGGACACGGTGCGGCCCGAGGCGGCGTGGACCGTCTCCCGCCTCCGCGAACTCGGCGTCTCCCGCGTCGTGATGCTCACCGGCGACAACGAGCGCACCGCGGCGGTCATCGGCGAACGGGTCGGCGTGGACGAGGTCCGCGCTGACCTCCTGCCCGAGCAGAAGGTCGACGCCGTGCGCGAACTCACCGACGAGTACGAGTCCGTGGCGATGGTCGGCGACGGCGTCAACGACGCGCCCGCACTCGCCGCCGCGACGGTGGGCATCGCGATGGGTGCCGCGGGGACCGACACCGCGTTGGAGACGGCCGACGTGGCGTTGCTCTCGGACGACCTGACGCGCCTGCCGTATCTGGTGGACCTCTCGGACAGCACTTCCTCGGTCATCCGCCAGAACGTCTGGGCGTCGCTCCTCGTGAAGGGCGTCCTCGCGGTGGCCGCCCCCCTCGGCCTCATCACCGTTGCCACCGCCATCGTCGTCGGCGACATGGGGATGAGCCTCGGCGTGACGACGAACGCGCTCCGTCTGGCGGGCGTCGAACCCGAGTCGCCGGACCTCTCGGCGGAGTGA
- a CDS encoding matrixin family metalloprotease, giving the protein MAARRFPILALVLLLTLSGCLAPFGGGGSPIPVGEQTPSVETSEASAVDGTATRPPTATATAAPDGSNPWGDDPVVVAVSDAADTGRDWTPMVREAASYWEENAERYAGFPVEYEVRPDAEDPDIVVEFVDAVPDCDGAEDAAGCAPLVTDRRQIDRPETVSIRTGFSDESTVLVLEHEFGHTLGLTHSDAPADVMASRSVLYTTARPNASERAFPWGDDEFTVHVDAANATDPEGAREQVRHALDYYERGAPGMPNNLTFTFVEDPAAADVTVSFADESPCSPNAASCGATRGWDPDGDGAVETYSNLRIVLVDLDTEAVGWHVGYWTAFALGAQTDAEKPEPFRDASYRERRSEWWT; this is encoded by the coding sequence ATGGCCGCTCGCAGGTTCCCGATACTCGCACTCGTCCTCCTCCTCACCCTCTCGGGCTGTCTCGCCCCGTTCGGGGGCGGAGGGTCGCCCATCCCGGTCGGAGAGCAGACGCCGAGCGTCGAGACGTCCGAAGCCTCCGCCGTCGACGGGACGGCGACCCGTCCGCCGACGGCCACCGCCACGGCCGCCCCCGACGGGTCGAACCCGTGGGGCGACGACCCCGTCGTCGTCGCCGTCTCGGACGCCGCGGACACCGGCCGCGACTGGACGCCCATGGTCCGCGAGGCGGCGTCGTACTGGGAGGAGAACGCCGAGCGATACGCCGGCTTCCCCGTGGAGTACGAGGTCAGACCGGACGCCGAGGACCCCGACATCGTCGTCGAGTTCGTCGACGCGGTGCCCGACTGCGACGGCGCCGAGGACGCCGCGGGGTGCGCGCCCCTCGTCACCGACCGCAGGCAGATAGACCGGCCGGAGACGGTGTCGATTCGAACCGGGTTCTCGGACGAGTCGACCGTCCTCGTCCTCGAACACGAGTTCGGGCACACGCTCGGACTCACGCACTCGGACGCGCCCGCCGACGTGATGGCCAGTCGGTCGGTGCTCTACACGACCGCCCGGCCGAACGCCAGCGAACGGGCGTTCCCGTGGGGCGACGACGAGTTCACCGTCCACGTCGACGCGGCGAACGCGACCGACCCCGAGGGCGCGCGCGAACAGGTCCGTCACGCCCTCGACTACTACGAACGCGGCGCGCCGGGGATGCCGAACAACCTCACGTTCACGTTCGTCGAGGACCCCGCGGCCGCAGACGTCACCGTCTCGTTCGCCGACGAGTCGCCGTGCTCGCCGAACGCCGCCTCCTGCGGCGCGACGCGCGGGTGGGACCCCGACGGCGACGGCGCCGTCGAGACGTACTCGAACCTCCGCATCGTCCTCGTGGACCTCGACACGGAGGCGGTCGGGTGGCACGTCGGCTACTGGACGGCGTTCGCCCTCGGCGCGCAGACGGACGCCGAGAAGCCCGAACCGTTCCGCGACGCCTCCTACCGCGAACGACGGAGCGAGTGGTGGACGTGA
- a CDS encoding ABC transporter ATP-binding protein, with protein sequence MSHADESAFDRYRADVERPLARLFREYGTSRTRWLVAGLLANLVAQAASLLPPVVLGEAIDALFGETTTAYTLPFVPQSWIPATAEGQFWFSVALIAGSFVVTGVFTWVYGVVANQFAHDVMHAVRTDSFEKLLRLDMTFFDDKQTGEVMSILNNDAGNLELFLDNALMNSLRLVIMVGGIAFVLFSLNWQLALVTLVAIPAIVVFTLWFMRVVAPRYRARQSATAGFNTRIENGISGVELVKTTGSEGYERERVRDASRGVFETTMSVLRLSYFYRPGMELLAGLSFAATFLVGGYWLFTGTAPGPLTGTLEVGTFVTFIFMTQRFVAPLAEVSNIVDQVQNARASAERVFGLSDIPVSIEDDGDAVELRDPEGVVAYEDVSFAYRDVFGETASDTVLEDVSFDAEPGETVAVVGETGAGKSTLLKLLLRLYEPTAGTVRLDGHDVRDLTLGSLRDAVGYVSQDTHLFDGTIAENVRYGRFDASDEAVRRAAKAAEAHGFITELADGYETRVGERGVKLSGGQRQRIALARAVLSDPPVLVLDEATSAVDTETERAIQRSLDRLSADRTTLVVAHRLSTVVDADEILVLDGGAVVERGSHEELVSRGGAYADLWNAQTGAEASVEAGDD encoded by the coding sequence ATGAGTCACGCGGACGAGAGCGCGTTCGACCGCTACCGCGCGGACGTGGAACGCCCCCTCGCGCGCCTGTTCCGCGAGTACGGCACCTCGCGCACGCGCTGGTTGGTCGCCGGTCTGCTGGCGAACCTCGTCGCGCAGGCCGCCTCGCTGCTCCCGCCCGTCGTCCTCGGAGAGGCCATCGACGCCCTGTTCGGGGAGACGACGACGGCGTACACGCTACCGTTCGTCCCGCAGTCGTGGATTCCCGCGACGGCCGAGGGGCAGTTCTGGTTCTCCGTCGCGCTCATCGCCGGGTCGTTCGTCGTCACCGGCGTGTTCACGTGGGTGTACGGCGTCGTCGCCAACCAGTTCGCCCACGACGTGATGCACGCCGTCCGGACGGACAGCTTCGAGAAACTGCTGCGACTCGACATGACGTTCTTCGACGACAAGCAGACGGGCGAGGTGATGTCCATCCTCAACAACGACGCCGGGAACCTCGAACTGTTCCTCGACAACGCCCTGATGAACTCCCTGCGCCTCGTCATCATGGTCGGGGGCATCGCGTTCGTCCTCTTCAGCCTCAACTGGCAGTTGGCGCTCGTCACCCTCGTCGCCATCCCCGCCATCGTCGTCTTTACCCTCTGGTTCATGCGCGTCGTCGCGCCGCGCTACCGCGCCCGGCAGTCGGCCACCGCGGGGTTCAACACCCGCATCGAGAACGGAATCAGCGGCGTCGAACTCGTGAAGACGACGGGCAGCGAGGGGTACGAACGCGAACGCGTCCGCGACGCCTCCCGCGGCGTGTTCGAGACGACGATGTCCGTCCTCAGACTGAGCTACTTCTACCGGCCGGGGATGGAACTGCTCGCCGGCCTCTCTTTCGCGGCGACGTTCCTCGTCGGGGGGTACTGGCTCTTCACGGGCACCGCGCCCGGCCCCCTCACCGGCACGCTCGAAGTCGGGACGTTCGTCACGTTCATCTTCATGACGCAACGGTTCGTCGCCCCCCTCGCCGAGGTGTCGAACATCGTCGACCAGGTGCAGAACGCCCGCGCCTCCGCCGAACGCGTGTTCGGCCTGTCGGACATCCCGGTGAGCATCGAGGACGACGGGGACGCCGTCGAACTCCGGGACCCCGAGGGCGTCGTCGCCTACGAGGACGTGTCGTTCGCCTACCGCGACGTGTTCGGCGAGACGGCCAGCGACACCGTCCTCGAAGACGTGTCGTTCGACGCCGAACCCGGCGAGACGGTGGCCGTCGTCGGCGAGACGGGCGCGGGGAAATCCACCCTGCTGAAACTGCTGCTCCGTCTGTACGAACCCACCGCGGGCACCGTCCGACTCGACGGCCACGACGTGCGGGACCTGACGCTCGGCAGTCTCCGCGACGCCGTCGGCTACGTCTCGCAGGACACCCACCTGTTCGACGGCACCATCGCCGAGAACGTCCGCTACGGCCGGTTCGACGCGAGCGACGAGGCGGTCCGGCGGGCGGCGAAGGCCGCGGAGGCCCACGGGTTCATCACCGAGTTGGCGGACGGCTACGAGACGCGCGTCGGCGAACGCGGCGTGAAACTCTCCGGCGGCCAGCGTCAGCGCATCGCCCTCGCCCGCGCCGTCCTCAGCGACCCGCCGGTACTCGTCCTCGACGAGGCCACCTCGGCCGTCGACACGGAGACCGAACGCGCCATCCAGCGCTCGCTGGACCGCCTCTCGGCGGACCGGACGACGCTGGTCGTCGCGCACCGCCTCTCGACGGTGGTCGACGCCGACGAGATTCTGGTGCTGGACGGGGGCGCGGTGGTCGAACGCGGGAGCCACGAGGAACTGGTATCACGCGGCGGCGCGTACGCCGACCTGTGGAACGCACAGACAGGGGCCGAGGCGTCGGTGGAGGCCGGCGATGACTGA
- a CDS encoding MBL fold metallo-hydrolase — MKLQFLGGVGEVGRSAILVDDSLLLDYGMLTGNPPQFPVSVPEPDAVVVSHGHLDHVGAVPSLLSGDRRPPIHWTPPTAELARTLARDTLKLQGGRYDCPFTETHVGRMTQVSEPHGYGEPFAAAGYEVTFYEAGHIPGSAHVLVDDGETRLLYTADFHTGDHGGSDAPASRTDRRGEPIRGQRLVSPSTDRPDADVVVCESTYSDVDHEDRASVERRFVDSVQQTVWEGGTVVVPAFAIGRTQEMLLVLDAHDVDCYVDGMGTDVTKMLLRHPEFVRDADALRRAKANARFVTGRDGQRRRIADQNTVIVTTSGMLSGGPAMTYVPEVRGDPTNKITLTGYQVEGTPGRDLIEHGRADIDGRTMPVAARAEMYDFSAHADSAGLRSFLDDYAGAEILVNHGDDCEGFAETLRADGFDARAPGLGDVVEL; from the coding sequence ATGAAACTCCAGTTCCTCGGGGGCGTCGGCGAAGTCGGGCGCTCGGCGATTCTCGTGGACGACTCGCTCCTCCTCGACTACGGGATGCTGACGGGCAACCCCCCGCAGTTCCCCGTCTCGGTCCCCGAACCCGACGCCGTCGTCGTCTCGCACGGGCACTTAGACCACGTCGGCGCGGTGCCCTCCCTCCTCTCGGGCGACCGGCGGCCGCCGATTCACTGGACGCCGCCGACGGCGGAGTTGGCGCGGACGCTCGCCCGCGACACGCTGAAACTGCAGGGCGGCCGCTACGACTGCCCGTTCACCGAGACGCACGTCGGCCGGATGACGCAGGTGTCGGAACCGCACGGTTACGGCGAACCGTTCGCGGCGGCGGGCTACGAGGTGACGTTCTACGAGGCGGGCCACATCCCGGGGAGCGCGCACGTCCTCGTGGACGACGGGGAGACGCGCCTGCTCTACACCGCCGACTTCCACACGGGCGACCACGGCGGGAGCGACGCCCCCGCGAGTCGCACGGACCGACGCGGAGAGCCGATTCGGGGGCAGCGACTCGTCTCGCCGTCCACCGACCGCCCCGACGCCGACGTGGTCGTCTGCGAGTCGACGTACTCGGACGTGGACCACGAGGACCGCGCGTCGGTCGAACGGCGGTTCGTCGACTCCGTCCAACAGACCGTCTGGGAGGGCGGCACCGTCGTCGTCCCCGCGTTCGCCATCGGGCGCACGCAGGAGATGCTCCTCGTCCTCGACGCTCACGACGTGGACTGTTACGTCGACGGCATGGGGACGGACGTGACGAAGATGCTCCTCCGGCACCCGGAGTTCGTCCGCGACGCCGACGCCCTCCGGCGCGCGAAGGCGAACGCGCGATTCGTCACCGGCCGGGACGGCCAGCGCCGGCGCATCGCCGACCAGAACACCGTCATCGTGACGACCAGCGGGATGCTCTCGGGCGGCCCGGCGATGACCTACGTGCCCGAAGTCCGCGGCGACCCGACGAACAAGATAACGCTCACCGGCTATCAGGTCGAGGGGACGCCCGGCCGCGACCTGATCGAACACGGCCGCGCCGACATCGACGGGCGGACGATGCCCGTCGCCGCCCGCGCCGAGATGTACGACTTCTCCGCGCACGCCGACAGCGCTGGACTCCGCTCGTTCCTCGACGACTACGCGGGCGCGGAGATTCTGGTGAACCACGGCGACGACTGCGAGGGGTTCGCCGAGACGCTCCGGGCGGACGGGTTCGACGCCCGCGCGCCCGGCCTGGGCGACGTGGTCGAACTCTGA
- a CDS encoding YihY/virulence factor BrkB family protein yields the protein MGTSAAGPITGEANSFTMRFEGGETTAVLRTVVERVREQNLTFLAGSLAYSAFVSLIPLLLLLLLAVGSVGNEMVAARVSGLTEAYLTAGAQTEIRAAVDNAGGEVGLSVTGVLVLLWGALKLFRGLDTAFAEVYVTEYESSLFEQFRDGLVALVALGVSLVALTLAGGAFAYLRIPLLHVLNPLFLLAGLSLTFLPLYYVFPDVEMTVREALPGAVVAAGGWAILEVGFQVYAANAGRYEAYGVIGGVLLLLTWLYFGGFVLLVGAAVNAVIRERERARLDATAGGDVGPFERTGEPAVDADSPGDADSTTETNSTTTAASGTETNSATTAASGTETNSTTTAASGTETDSATTETAPTTETDGPRSNDEAAASDRRERDGSGGDDGDRRSRRRSRSRSTRNVVAAFAVGVAVGLAAVAAAAVRFAR from the coding sequence GTGGGAACGTCGGCCGCCGGACCCATCACCGGAGAGGCCAACTCGTTCACAATGCGCTTCGAGGGCGGCGAGACGACGGCGGTGCTCCGAACGGTCGTCGAACGCGTCCGCGAGCAGAATCTCACGTTTCTCGCCGGGAGTCTCGCGTACAGCGCGTTCGTCTCCCTGATTCCGCTGCTGTTGTTGCTGTTGCTCGCCGTCGGGAGCGTCGGCAACGAGATGGTCGCCGCGCGCGTGTCGGGCCTCACCGAGGCGTACCTCACGGCGGGCGCCCAGACGGAGATACGGGCCGCCGTCGACAACGCGGGCGGCGAAGTCGGACTCTCGGTGACGGGAGTCCTCGTCCTCCTGTGGGGCGCGCTCAAACTGTTCCGCGGCCTCGACACCGCGTTCGCGGAGGTGTACGTGACCGAGTACGAATCGAGCCTGTTCGAGCAGTTCCGCGACGGACTCGTCGCCCTCGTCGCCCTCGGTGTCTCGCTGGTCGCCCTCACGCTCGCCGGGGGCGCGTTCGCCTACCTGCGGATTCCACTGCTCCACGTGCTGAACCCGCTGTTCCTCCTCGCCGGTCTGAGCCTCACGTTCCTCCCGCTGTACTACGTCTTCCCCGACGTGGAGATGACCGTCCGCGAGGCGCTCCCCGGCGCCGTCGTCGCCGCCGGCGGGTGGGCGATACTCGAAGTCGGCTTTCAGGTGTACGCCGCCAACGCCGGCCGGTACGAGGCGTACGGCGTCATCGGCGGCGTCCTCCTCCTCCTGACGTGGCTCTACTTCGGCGGGTTCGTCCTCCTCGTCGGGGCGGCGGTCAACGCGGTCATCCGCGAGCGAGAACGCGCGCGACTCGACGCGACGGCCGGCGGCGACGTGGGACCGTTCGAACGGACCGGCGAGCCGGCGGTGGACGCTGACTCGCCGGGGGACGCGGATTCGACGACGGAGACGAACTCGACGACGACGGCGGCATCGGGTACAGAGACGAACTCGGCGACGACGGCGGCATCGGGTACAGAGACGAACTCGACGACGACGGCGGCATCGGGTACGGAGACGGACTCGGCGACGACGGAGACAGCACCGACGACGGAGACGGACGGCCCGCGGTCGAACGACGAAGCGGCCGCGTCCGACCGCCGAGAGCGCGACGGTTCCGGCGGCGACGACGGCGACAGGCGCTCGCGTCGACGAAGCCGGAGCCGTTCGACTCGGAACGTCGTCGCCGCGTTCGCCGTCGGCGTCGCCGTCGGACTCGCGGCCGTGGCCGCCGCGGCGGTCCGGTTCGCCCGGTGA
- a CDS encoding AI-2E family transporter yields MQFGFTSTVDRSRAMWWLLGLAILLVLAFVADAYLGTFMLGLFLYYATRPVYSRIRDRVGQQSVGAAVALLVLSLPIVVLVGYTALVAIQELSSFVGQNQQGILAAVQPYLGPFESVRDPNELLGTLADDPRGLFESADTATVSTVLASLAGTASFVLGAALQLFIAFAFAFYLLRDDRRLAAWTRENLSGRGGVVDAYLTAVDRDLKTIYFGNILNAFAIAIIAAVSYNVINLFAPASLSIPSPTLLGALTGAGSLIPVVGMKIVYVPVTILLAVEAAVTDPATLWVALVYGAVSLVIVDTIPDFLLRPYVSGRNLHTGTVMFAYIIGPALFGWYGLFLGPLLLVVGVHFVRIVLPELVSGDPLDPDARGRNPLSAAEDEQRRIDDFGATSADDD; encoded by the coding sequence ATGCAGTTCGGCTTCACCTCGACCGTCGACCGCTCTCGGGCGATGTGGTGGCTGCTCGGGCTCGCGATACTCCTCGTCCTGGCGTTCGTCGCCGACGCCTACCTCGGGACGTTCATGCTCGGGCTGTTCCTCTACTACGCGACCCGGCCGGTGTACTCGCGGATACGCGACCGAGTCGGCCAGCAGAGCGTGGGCGCGGCCGTCGCGCTCCTCGTGCTCTCGCTGCCCATCGTCGTCCTCGTCGGCTACACCGCGCTCGTGGCGATTCAGGAGCTGAGCTCGTTCGTCGGCCAGAACCAGCAGGGGATTCTGGCGGCGGTCCAGCCGTACCTCGGCCCGTTCGAATCGGTCCGCGACCCGAACGAACTGCTCGGGACGCTGGCGGACGACCCGCGCGGGCTGTTCGAGTCGGCCGACACGGCGACGGTCAGCACGGTTCTGGCGTCCCTCGCGGGGACGGCGTCGTTCGTCCTCGGCGCGGCGCTGCAGTTGTTCATCGCCTTCGCCTTCGCGTTCTACCTGCTGCGGGACGACAGACGGCTCGCCGCGTGGACGCGCGAGAACCTCTCGGGGCGGGGCGGCGTCGTCGACGCCTACCTGACCGCCGTCGACCGCGACCTGAAGACCATCTACTTCGGCAACATCCTCAACGCGTTCGCCATCGCCATCATCGCCGCCGTCTCCTACAACGTCATCAACCTGTTCGCGCCGGCCTCGCTGTCGATTCCGTCGCCGACGCTGCTCGGCGCGCTGACGGGGGCGGGGAGTCTCATCCCCGTGGTCGGGATGAAAATCGTGTACGTGCCGGTGACGATTCTGCTGGCGGTGGAGGCGGCGGTGACCGACCCAGCGACGCTGTGGGTCGCCCTCGTCTACGGCGCCGTCTCGCTGGTCATCGTCGACACCATCCCGGACTTCCTGCTCCGCCCGTACGTCTCGGGACGGAACCTCCACACGGGGACGGTGATGTTCGCCTACATCATCGGCCCCGCACTGTTCGGCTGGTACGGCCTGTTTCTCGGCCCGCTGTTACTCGTCGTCGGCGTCCACTTCGTCCGCATCGTCCTGCCGGAACTCGTCAGCGGCGACCCGCTCGACCCCGACGCGCGCGGGCGGAACCCGCTCAGTGCGGCGGAGGACGAGCAGCGACGCATCGACGACTTCGGCGCGACGAGCGCCGACGACGACTGA